Proteins from a single region of Campylobacter concisus:
- a CDS encoding ribonucleotide-diphosphate reductase subunit beta → MNRKRIYNPSSNENLTDRRVFNGNPHGILNFTKAKYEWALKLWDLMEANTWFPKEVDTTDDVRDYAYNLTEAEKRMYDLVWSQLISMDSFQTNNLADNINPYITAPEINAVLSRQAYEEANHSKSYAVMVEAICDNTDLIYEMEKHDDVLREKNDYISSVYEELAGEVTDEKLLLAMVANQILEGIYFYSGFTAIYALARAGKMLGSAQMIRFIQRDEITHLLLFQNMINSVRKERPDLFTPETEAKIYDMFEKAGNLEIKWGKYITQNQIMGFTDDIIEQYIHYLIDQRLVAIGLKRKYNVTHPIKWVDDFAKFNDQKSNFFEAKVTNYSKGSISFDDF, encoded by the coding sequence ATGAACAGAAAACGCATATACAACCCAAGTTCAAATGAAAATTTGACCGACAGAAGAGTCTTTAACGGCAACCCACACGGCATTTTAAATTTCACCAAGGCAAAATACGAGTGGGCGTTAAAGCTTTGGGACCTCATGGAGGCAAACACCTGGTTTCCAAAAGAGGTCGACACCACAGACGACGTGCGAGACTACGCCTACAACCTCACAGAGGCCGAAAAACGCATGTATGATCTAGTTTGGAGCCAGCTCATCTCGATGGATAGCTTCCAGACAAACAACCTAGCCGATAACATCAACCCTTACATCACCGCACCAGAGATCAACGCCGTACTAAGCCGCCAAGCCTACGAAGAGGCAAACCACTCCAAGTCCTACGCCGTCATGGTCGAAGCGATCTGTGACAATACCGACCTCATCTACGAGATGGAGAAGCACGACGACGTCTTGCGTGAGAAAAATGACTACATCTCAAGCGTATACGAGGAGCTTGCAGGTGAAGTAACTGACGAGAAGCTACTTCTTGCGATGGTTGCAAACCAAATTTTAGAGGGCATCTACTTTTACAGCGGCTTTACAGCGATCTACGCTCTAGCACGTGCTGGCAAGATGCTAGGCTCAGCTCAAATGATCCGCTTCATCCAACGCGACGAGATCACGCACCTGCTTCTATTTCAAAACATGATAAATTCAGTCCGCAAAGAAAGACCCGATCTCTTTACGCCTGAAACTGAGGCAAAAATTTATGATATGTTTGAAAAAGCTGGAAATTTAGAGATAAAATGGGGCAAATACATCACCCAAAACCAGATAATGGGCTTTACTGATGATATCATCGAGCAGTATATCCACTACCTCATCGATCAACGTCTAGTTGCGATCGGTCTAAAACGCAAATACAACGTCACTCACCCGATCAAATGGGTCGATGACTTTGCGAAATTTAACGACCAAAAGTCAAATTTCTTTGAAGCAAAGGTGACAAACTACAGCAAGGGAAGCATTAGCTTTGATGACTTTTAA
- a CDS encoding PepSY-associated TM helix domain-containing protein, with product MFLKRGKIIFNIHLIIGLIAAIPLIFMTLSAPFASYREEIKSAINKNFINLVPSEKTNLSLNELLAKAKSEIQFDTLESLQIGGENEAYRISITKDKKQLNFFIDPRSGEVISEDWGEKFRIIILSLHRNLGLALLDSKIPANIGKQIVAISSIIMALLAISGLILYAPAIKRNFLNSLKIKPKAKGYACFYNLHTSLGTYVAILLVVMSLTGLYWSYGWVRSGVNSIFFDLKTAPMKKSLPQSNLLSISDEKFKEIETAKQIFKENVTLDLKSLTINIPENNQSTYTINYETSESQVGKLKLDTSAGKIKENKLVSKSDSIPEAKKAGRKVLSLHTGEMFGEVGQVVFAVSCVIAVLLIITGFLMTIKRTKAL from the coding sequence ATGTTTTTAAAACGAGGAAAAATCATCTTCAACATCCACCTAATAATTGGACTAATTGCGGCTATTCCGCTAATATTCATGACTCTTTCAGCACCATTTGCGTCTTATAGAGAAGAGATCAAAAGTGCGATAAATAAAAATTTTATAAACCTAGTTCCTAGCGAAAAAACAAATTTAAGTTTAAATGAACTCCTAGCTAAAGCAAAAAGTGAGATTCAATTTGATACGCTTGAAAGCTTACAAATAGGTGGAGAAAATGAAGCTTATCGTATAAGCATTACAAAGGATAAAAAGCAATTAAATTTCTTCATAGATCCAAGAAGTGGCGAAGTTATTAGCGAGGATTGGGGTGAGAAATTTCGTATCATTATCTTAAGTCTTCATAGAAATTTAGGTCTTGCCTTGCTTGATAGCAAAATACCAGCCAATATTGGCAAACAAATAGTTGCCATTAGCTCTATCATCATGGCTCTGCTTGCTATCAGTGGCCTCATCCTCTACGCACCAGCGATCAAGCGAAATTTCTTAAATTCACTAAAAATTAAACCAAAAGCAAAGGGCTACGCCTGCTTCTACAACCTTCACACCAGCCTTGGCACCTACGTGGCGATCTTACTTGTGGTGATGTCACTAACTGGACTTTACTGGTCTTATGGATGGGTCAGAAGCGGTGTAAATAGTATATTTTTTGACCTAAAAACAGCTCCAATGAAAAAAAGTCTACCACAATCAAATTTACTCTCAATAAGCGACGAGAAATTTAAAGAGATCGAGACTGCGAAGCAAATTTTTAAAGAAAATGTCACACTAGATCTAAAATCACTCACGATAAACATTCCTGAAAATAACCAAAGCACCTACACTATAAACTATGAAACTAGCGAGAGCCAAGTGGGCAAACTAAAGCTTGACACTAGCGCTGGCAAGATAAAAGAAAATAAGCTTGTTAGCAAGAGTGATAGTATCCCAGAGGCCAAAAAGGCTGGGCGAAAGGTGCTTAGCTTGCACACTGGAGAGATGTTTGGCGAGGTCGGTCAGGTCGTATTTGCAGTATCATGCGTTATCGCAGTTTTGCTGATCATAACTGGCTTTTTAATGACCATAAAAAGGACTAAGGCGCTCTAA
- a CDS encoding spore coat protein yields MQNLKQYVNEILKSHSDGNDRIFSFEFDGQKFWLKRIEKNIEGGFLTKIFKPNPYKSFANEIKKLEILNEAKAPAPKLILKSDEFFVIEDVGEPISQLFKYSNNERFKHEILLKAARALAGLHALNFAHGRPALRDIAIKNDEIKFLDFESKFFSHDLELQKCRDLLVFIDELFRFKISDEFASEVISEYLATGGSEIYARSLQLIIKFKPLYHLLKPFKSLNKKDLNAVIRTFEYLLPIAQNK; encoded by the coding sequence ATGCAAAATTTAAAACAATATGTCAATGAAATTTTAAAAAGTCATAGTGACGGCAATGATCGTATCTTTAGCTTTGAATTTGATGGACAAAAATTTTGGTTAAAACGTATTGAAAAAAACATTGAAGGTGGCTTTTTAACTAAAATTTTCAAGCCAAATCCTTATAAATCATTTGCCAACGAAATAAAGAAACTTGAAATTTTAAACGAAGCCAAAGCTCCTGCCCCAAAACTCATTCTAAAAAGCGATGAGTTTTTCGTGATAGAAGATGTCGGTGAACCGATTTCTCAGCTTTTTAAGTATAGCAACAATGAAAGATTTAAACATGAAATTCTACTAAAAGCAGCCCGCGCACTAGCTGGGCTTCATGCACTAAATTTTGCACACGGACGCCCAGCCCTTAGGGATATCGCCATAAAAAATGACGAGATAAAATTTTTAGACTTTGAGTCAAAATTTTTTAGCCATGACCTAGAGCTTCAAAAGTGTCGCGATCTGCTTGTTTTTATAGATGAGTTATTTCGTTTTAAAATTTCAGACGAGTTTGCAAGCGAAGTCATTAGCGAATATTTGGCAACCGGAGGGAGTGAAATTTACGCGCGCTCACTACAGCTAATTATAAAATTTAAACCACTTTATCACTTACTAAAACCATTTAAATCTCTAAATAAAAAGGATCTAAACGCAGTCATCAGAACCTTTGAGTATCTCTTACCGATCGCTCAAAATAAATAG
- the frr gene encoding ribosome recycling factor translates to MLNKIYETQKEGCEKAIASLKRDFTTLRTGKVNINIVDHVMVDYYGSPTPLNQVATVLTSDASTIAITPWEKSMIKAISSAIQAANIGVNPNSDGESVKLFFPPMTVEQRQENAKHAKSMGEKAKVSIRNVRKDANDEVKKLEKDKAITEDESKKGQDEVQKITDTYTAKIDTLVKEKEAELLKI, encoded by the coding sequence ATGCTAAATAAAATTTACGAAACACAAAAAGAAGGCTGCGAAAAAGCAATAGCTTCATTAAAACGTGACTTTACAACGCTTAGAACGGGTAAGGTAAACATTAATATTGTAGATCATGTAATGGTTGATTATTATGGTTCGCCAACTCCACTTAACCAAGTAGCCACTGTGCTTACAAGCGACGCTTCAACTATCGCTATCACGCCTTGGGAAAAAAGTATGATAAAAGCCATATCATCGGCTATCCAAGCAGCAAATATCGGTGTCAATCCAAATAGTGATGGTGAGAGTGTTAAGCTATTTTTCCCACCTATGACCGTCGAGCAACGCCAAGAAAATGCAAAACATGCAAAATCAATGGGGGAAAAAGCCAAAGTTAGTATAAGAAACGTAAGAAAAGATGCAAATGATGAAGTCAAAAAGCTTGAAAAAGACAAAGCTATAACTGAGGACGAGAGCAAAAAGGGACAAGATGAGGTTCAAAAGATAACTGACACCTACACTGCAAAAATCGATACTCTTGTAAAAGAAAAAGAAGCCGAGCTTTTAAAAATCTAA
- a CDS encoding polysaccharide deacetylase family protein, whose protein sequence is MIKTLLASFLTLTFALADAHILVYHRFDDPRHTSTDISIKNLREQFEYFKNNGYEVVKLSKLVDAVNAGEKIPDNWIVITVDDGYKSFYDKALSVFKEYNYPFALMLYVEASANKYGDYLDFDQIKELEAYGEIGYHSYAHPRMTKLSDEALREDFQKGVETFEKHMGYKPKYFAVPYGEIDSRVVALAKEFGFLALLNQNSGAVSDKSDVFDLYRTPVMNGTKIALTFNSKFLNAQWIFPDSYPQNNAIDKLIIKTDTNASEGSFFMTGFNGFKKVPMTNGVFECKFNPPLDKRKVLISLKVDHQRSTKLLIKDINAK, encoded by the coding sequence ATGATAAAAACACTTTTAGCGTCATTCTTGACGCTAACATTTGCTTTAGCAGACGCTCATATTTTAGTCTATCATCGCTTTGATGATCCAAGACATACAAGCACTGATATTTCTATTAAAAATTTAAGAGAGCAGTTTGAATATTTCAAAAATAATGGCTATGAAGTCGTTAAACTCTCAAAGCTAGTCGATGCTGTAAATGCTGGCGAAAAAATACCTGATAACTGGATCGTCATCACTGTAGATGATGGTTATAAAAGTTTCTATGACAAGGCCCTTAGTGTATTTAAAGAGTATAACTATCCATTTGCACTAATGCTTTATGTGGAAGCCAGTGCAAATAAATATGGCGATTATTTGGATTTTGATCAGATTAAAGAACTTGAGGCTTATGGCGAGATTGGGTACCACTCGTACGCTCATCCAAGGATGACGAAGCTTAGCGATGAGGCATTAAGAGAGGATTTTCAAAAGGGCGTTGAAACCTTTGAAAAACACATGGGCTATAAGCCAAAATACTTCGCAGTACCTTACGGCGAGATCGATAGTAGAGTGGTTGCTCTTGCAAAGGAATTTGGCTTTTTAGCACTTTTAAATCAAAACTCAGGCGCAGTTTCAGATAAAAGCGATGTTTTTGATCTTTACAGAACGCCCGTAATGAACGGTACCAAAATAGCACTAACGTTTAATAGCAAATTTTTAAATGCCCAGTGGATATTTCCAGATAGCTATCCACAAAATAATGCAATAGACAAACTTATTATAAAAACTGATACAAATGCTAGCGAAGGTAGTTTTTTTATGACTGGCTTTAATGGCTTTAAAAAGGTACCTATGACAAATGGTGTTTTTGAGTGTAAATTTAACCCACCGCTCGATAAACGCAAAGTTTTAATATCACTAAAAGTAGATCATCAACGAAGTACAAAACTTCTAATAAAGGACATCAATGCTAAATAA
- the secG gene encoding preprotein translocase subunit SecG, translated as MSLIFLILQFALAVIITIAVLLQKSSSIGLGAYSGSNESLFGAKGPAGFLAKFTFIVGILFILNTLALGYFYNKDLKRSIVDSVDSKSLVIPKSNDVPSAPSAPQTPAK; from the coding sequence GTGAGTTTAATATTTTTGATCTTACAGTTTGCTCTAGCTGTCATCATAACTATCGCTGTTTTACTTCAAAAAAGCTCATCTATCGGACTTGGGGCATATAGCGGAAGTAACGAGAGTCTTTTTGGAGCAAAAGGACCAGCTGGATTTTTAGCTAAATTTACTTTTATCGTAGGTATTTTATTTATCTTAAATACACTTGCACTTGGATACTTCTACAATAAAGATCTAAAACGCTCTATCGTTGATAGCGTCGATAGTAAATCTCTAGTCATACCAAAGTCAAACGACGTACCATCAGCTCCTAGTGCACCACAAACTCCAGCAAAATAA
- a CDS encoding thiamine-phosphate pyrophosphorylase produces MTKDERIYRVIDANLNRLKEGLRVVEDIKRYVFDDAKLAYKIKSLRHKAKIPQKEFLKFRNSQEDVLKTSTKSEQARENLDEIITANFKRAQESARVLEECFKLINLERAELFKSIRYELYELEKEL; encoded by the coding sequence ATGACTAAAGATGAGCGCATCTACCGAGTGATAGATGCGAATCTAAATAGGCTAAAAGAAGGGCTTCGCGTTGTTGAAGATATAAAAAGATATGTCTTTGATGACGCTAAGCTCGCCTACAAAATAAAATCCCTCCGCCATAAAGCAAAGATCCCACAAAAAGAATTTTTAAAATTTAGAAATTCACAAGAAGATGTCTTAAAAACTAGCACAAAAAGCGAGCAAGCTAGAGAAAATTTAGACGAGATAATCACTGCAAATTTCAAGCGTGCCCAGGAGAGCGCCCGCGTGCTTGAAGAGTGCTTTAAGCTTATAAATTTAGAGCGAGCCGAGCTTTTTAAAAGCATAAGATACGAGCTTTATGAGCTTGAAAAAGAACTTTAA
- a CDS encoding Bax inhibitor-1/YccA family protein, whose protein sequence is MSLYDRNYAKQNQEELAYSQSSLSTFIKQTYQLFAASLLSATAGAYVGISIAGVFAANRFLFWGLVIVEFALLFGLMAAKRKEGLNLILLFAFTFISGLTLTPLLSAILAMPSGAGIVAQAFGLTTVAFGALSVFAMNTKRDFTTMGKMLFITLIVIVAAAIINIFVKSTMFQLVIASISSILFSAYILFDTQNIIRGNYETPVEGAVALYLDFVNLFTSLLQILGIFNRND, encoded by the coding sequence ATGAGTCTATATGATAGGAACTACGCAAAACAAAATCAAGAAGAACTTGCGTACTCTCAAAGCTCGCTAAGCACTTTTATAAAACAAACTTATCAACTTTTTGCAGCATCACTACTTTCAGCTACAGCTGGTGCCTATGTAGGCATTAGCATTGCTGGTGTTTTTGCGGCAAATAGATTTTTGTTTTGGGGACTTGTTATAGTCGAGTTTGCACTACTTTTTGGCTTAATGGCAGCTAAACGCAAAGAGGGATTAAATTTAATACTTCTATTTGCATTTACTTTTATAAGTGGCCTTACGCTAACTCCGCTACTTTCAGCGATCCTTGCTATGCCAAGTGGTGCTGGTATCGTGGCTCAAGCATTTGGACTAACAACAGTTGCTTTTGGTGCGTTAAGTGTCTTTGCAATGAATACAAAGCGCGACTTTACAACAATGGGTAAAATGTTGTTCATAACCTTAATTGTTATTGTTGCAGCAGCTATTATCAATATTTTCGTTAAAAGTACAATGTTTCAACTTGTAATCGCAAGTATCTCATCGATCTTGTTTAGTGCATATATACTTTTTGATACGCAAAATATTATCCGTGGAAACTATGAAACACCAGTTGAAGGTGCAGTTGCTTTGTATCTTGATTTTGTAAATCTATTTACATCATTGCTACAAATTTTAGGAATTTTTAATAGAAATGACTAA
- a CDS encoding carbonic anhydrase: MDDSLLEGAVKFMEDGFLEHEELFKSLQNRQDPHTLFISCVDSRVVPNLITNCLPGELFMVRNIANIVPPYRVSEEFLATTSAIEYALELLNIKNIIICGHSDCGGCAALYMDEKKLKTTPNVRNWIKLIEPIKREVLKFTSDDPAKMAWLTERLNVINSIENIMTYPNVKEEYERGNLQIYGWHYIIETGEIFSYDLKEGTFKLLADKRDENA; encoded by the coding sequence ATGGATGACTCGCTACTTGAAGGTGCGGTAAAATTTATGGAAGATGGCTTTTTAGAGCATGAAGAGCTCTTTAAAAGTCTACAAAATAGACAAGACCCACATACCCTTTTTATATCCTGTGTTGATTCAAGAGTAGTACCGAATTTGATAACAAACTGCCTCCCAGGCGAGCTTTTTATGGTGCGAAATATCGCAAACATCGTGCCACCTTATAGAGTGAGCGAGGAATTTTTGGCAACGACTTCTGCTATCGAATATGCATTAGAGCTTTTAAATATCAAAAATATTATTATTTGCGGGCACTCTGACTGTGGTGGATGTGCAGCGCTTTATATGGATGAAAAAAAGCTCAAAACTACACCAAATGTTAGAAATTGGATAAAGCTAATAGAACCAATTAAGAGAGAAGTGCTTAAATTTACAAGCGACGATCCAGCAAAGATGGCGTGGCTAACTGAGAGATTAAATGTGATAAATTCGATCGAAAATATAATGACTTATCCAAATGTAAAAGAGGAGTATGAAAGAGGAAATCTTCAAATTTATGGCTGGCACTACATTATAGAAACCGGTGAAATTTTCAGCTACGATTTAAAAGAGGGCACATTCAAACTTTTAGCAGATAAAAGGGATGAAAATGCGTAA
- a CDS encoding mechanosensitive ion channel domain-containing protein, with the protein MRKILTIVLLSFIMLFGAENNKTQEENILSLTNQILTLNNQIQIIKAQQKDTNSTKADNSNLAGLQKKKNDLLEKIPLYVMQIEVTQNDIDKFILQKNNLEKKVARLEKQSNKDAYVQSAIELEKMKIDYAYLSALINLEEIFKKGAKANSIKEVIDNGLLNLQTNSYVSIKELKDSLNETSSSYDNAFAELDLKKETDEEILIYLKNNADLLSSSMILSELNLVDTVEYINKLTSINSAKFNVGKIVVIIVVFLFFVSLTRILAKLTYWLMSLIASGEGVKEAKDQIVDIVKKPISALLIIYALNICIGVGFYPVPVPLTLANIFSIVYIVAFSWLVLTILNGYGIVIIDKIAQKSRRKEVVNLVLKVVYVIVLIIALLLILQKLGFDISALIASLGIGGLAVAFAAKDIIANFFASVMMLFDNSFSQGDWIVCGDIEGTVVEVGFRKTTIRSFDNALIFVPNSKLASDPVRNWSRRKVGRRIRMLIGIEYGATTDEIKKCVDDIKTMLINHPDIAKSEDITAKKKGLKYRQSIVSVDDYAGYKSNLFVVVDDFADSSINILVYCFAKTIVWGEFLDVKQDVMLKIMDILKQNGLNFAFPSQSLYIESVKDKI; encoded by the coding sequence ATGCGTAAAATTTTAACCATCGTCTTGCTCTCATTTATAATGCTTTTTGGTGCTGAAAATAATAAAACTCAAGAAGAAAATATACTAAGCCTAACAAATCAAATTTTAACTTTAAATAATCAAATCCAAATCATAAAAGCACAGCAAAAAGATACAAACTCAACGAAAGCTGATAATTCAAATTTAGCTGGACTTCAAAAGAAAAAAAATGACCTTTTGGAAAAAATTCCACTATATGTTATGCAGATTGAAGTAACTCAAAACGATATTGATAAATTTATTTTGCAAAAAAATAATTTAGAAAAAAAAGTAGCTAGATTAGAGAAGCAATCAAACAAAGATGCTTACGTTCAAAGTGCTATTGAGCTTGAGAAAATGAAGATAGATTATGCTTATTTATCGGCTTTAATTAATCTTGAAGAGATATTTAAAAAAGGTGCTAAAGCAAACTCTATAAAAGAGGTTATAGATAACGGACTTTTAAATTTACAAACAAATTCTTACGTCAGCATAAAAGAGCTAAAAGATTCGCTAAATGAGACTTCAAGCTCTTACGATAACGCATTTGCCGAGCTTGATCTAAAAAAAGAAACTGATGAGGAAATCTTAATCTATCTTAAAAACAATGCCGATCTTCTAAGCTCAAGCATGATCTTATCAGAGCTAAATTTAGTCGATACGGTCGAATATATAAATAAGCTAACTTCTATAAATTCGGCAAAATTTAACGTTGGCAAGATCGTAGTTATAATCGTAGTATTTTTATTTTTTGTCTCACTTACAAGAATTCTCGCCAAGCTTACATACTGGCTTATGTCACTCATTGCATCGGGCGAAGGTGTAAAGGAGGCAAAGGATCAGATAGTAGATATCGTTAAAAAGCCTATCTCTGCACTTCTTATCATTTATGCACTAAATATTTGTATCGGTGTTGGCTTTTATCCAGTGCCAGTGCCACTAACTCTAGCAAATATTTTTTCGATCGTCTATATAGTCGCATTTTCATGGCTTGTTTTAACTATCCTAAATGGCTATGGCATAGTAATAATCGATAAAATCGCACAAAAGAGTAGACGAAAAGAGGTCGTAAATTTAGTTTTAAAAGTAGTCTATGTAATTGTATTAATAATCGCACTTTTACTAATTCTTCAAAAGCTTGGCTTTGATATATCAGCACTCATAGCTTCACTTGGTATCGGCGGTCTTGCTGTTGCATTTGCGGCAAAAGACATCATCGCAAACTTCTTTGCTTCTGTTATGATGCTTTTTGATAATTCATTTTCGCAAGGTGACTGGATAGTTTGTGGTGATATAGAGGGTACTGTTGTTGAGGTTGGCTTTAGAAAGACGACTATCAGAAGTTTTGATAATGCTTTAATCTTTGTGCCAAACTCAAAGCTAGCAAGTGATCCTGTTAGAAACTGGAGTAGAAGAAAAGTTGGTAGACGTATCAGAATGCTAATAGGCATTGAGTATGGAGCGACAACTGATGAGATTAAAAAATGTGTAGATGATATAAAAACTATGTTGATAAATCATCCAGATATTGCTAAAAGTGAGGATATAACAGCAAAGAAAAAAGGGCTAAAATATAGACAAAGTATAGTTTCAGTTGATGATTATGCTGGATATAAATCAAATTTATTTGTCGTAGTTGATGATTTTGCAGATAGCTCGATAAATATCTTAGTTTATTGTTTTGCAAAGACTATCGTTTGGGGAGAATTTTTAGATGTCAAGCAAGATGTAATGCTAAAGATTATGGATATTTTAAAGCAAAATGGTCTAAATTTCGCATTCCCAAGCCAAAGCTTGTATATTGAAAGTGTCAAAGATAAAATTTAA
- a CDS encoding GGDEF domain-containing protein: MTHDFVDQSSYKAIDDIYKTILDVMIVANALSLLLFMIIATPLLFMCLFFIAAGILLRIKFDIKYRVLISLAFHLNIILLVTIIVTTMGWNTGIWIILVGVIFINYFLAFDSKSLTYIMAFLELILLILLYFIHKDEAPLIPSAIRGSIVICSIVFAFFIVLRLSMFADIITSSGYQQIRKETEELEKDSKHDFLTQLLNRRTIEKTLRFELVANKERSGNTNLVIMLGDIDNFKKINDTYGHDCGDEVLKDVASALKKSFRGKDYVCRWGGEEFLIILPDTKIEFIHEVSKRLKKQINNAKLPDKTPVTMTFGMLICANGVEVDFEQAITLVDKLLYEGKLNGKDRIELEILKKGLDA; the protein is encoded by the coding sequence TTGACACACGATTTTGTAGATCAAAGTAGTTATAAAGCGATCGATGATATCTATAAAACGATATTAGATGTTATGATTGTTGCAAATGCACTATCTTTATTGCTTTTTATGATCATAGCTACACCACTACTTTTTATGTGCTTATTTTTTATAGCAGCTGGAATATTGCTTAGAATAAAATTTGACATAAAATATAGAGTATTAATATCCCTTGCATTTCACCTAAATATCATATTGCTTGTTACTATTATTGTTACTACTATGGGTTGGAATACTGGAATTTGGATAATACTTGTTGGTGTAATTTTTATAAACTACTTCCTAGCGTTTGATTCAAAGAGTCTTACTTATATAATGGCATTTTTAGAATTAATCTTGCTTATACTTCTTTATTTTATTCACAAAGATGAGGCACCACTGATCCCATCGGCTATACGAGGGTCGATAGTTATATGCAGTATTGTTTTTGCTTTTTTTATTGTTTTAAGACTTTCAATGTTTGCAGATATCATCACTTCTAGTGGATATCAGCAAATAAGAAAAGAGACGGAAGAGCTTGAAAAAGACTCAAAGCATGATTTTTTAACGCAGCTTTTAAATAGAAGAACAATAGAAAAAACTTTAAGATTTGAACTAGTTGCTAATAAGGAAAGAAGTGGTAATACAAATTTAGTCATAATGCTAGGCGATATTGATAATTTTAAAAAAATAAACGATACATACGGGCATGACTGCGGTGATGAGGTCTTAAAAGATGTAGCCAGTGCTTTAAAGAAATCATTTAGAGGTAAAGACTATGTTTGCCGCTGGGGTGGAGAAGAATTTTTGATAATCTTGCCCGATACAAAGATAGAATTTATCCACGAAGTGAGTAAAAGACTTAAAAAACAGATAAACAACGCAAAGCTTCCAGATAAAACTCCAGTTACTATGACCTTTGGCATGCTAATATGTGCAAATGGTGTTGAGGTGGATTTTGAGCAAGCCATAACTTTAGTAGACAAGCTGCTTTATGAAGGCAAGCTAAATGGCAAAGACCGTATCGAATTAGAAATTTTAAAAAAGGGCTTGGATGCGTAG